Proteins from a single region of Pongo pygmaeus isolate AG05252 chromosome 3, NHGRI_mPonPyg2-v2.0_pri, whole genome shotgun sequence:
- the LOC129034771 gene encoding protein capicua homolog, whose translation MVPPRPPPTHTWMLPPQPWHPPPSYWAQEPSSPGVWSGQQSGPPTACIPGDGGPGTPSKVTCFLPMDPATFWCKRPESVGDLELPGPSVIAVPPNTKAFLGRSWAEPPGGQSLKRRNRLGFGGQGRGNTTDMDPTLEDPTMPKCKMRRCSSCSPKSNTPKCAMCDGDSFPFVCTGGEAEDGLREPETEKALSSSLHTPWTSAGPDHAALPGPLLLPVH comes from the coding sequence ATGGTCCCACCCCGTCCTCCTCCTACACATACTTGGATGCTTCCTCCTCAACCTTGGCACCCACCTCCTTCTTACTGGGCCCAGGAGCCTTCAAGCCCAGGAGTCTGGTCAGGGCAGCAGAGCGGGCCCCCTACGGCCTGTATCCCTGGGGATGGGGGCCCAGGGACGCCTTCCAAGGTAACCTGTTTCCTCCCAATGGATCCTGCCACCTTCTGGTGCAAGAGACCTGAAAGTGTGGGCGACCTGGAGCTACCAGGCCCCTCAGTCATTGCGGTCCCTCCCAACACTAAGGCTTTCctaggcaggagctgggctgagccacccggggggcagagcctgAAGAGGAGAAACCGACTGGGCTTTGGGGGTCAGGGCAGAGGGAACACCACGGACATGGATCCCACACTGGAGGACCCCACCATGCCCAAATGCAAAATGAGAAGATGCTCCAGCTGCAGCCCAAAGTCTAACACCCCCAAGTGTGCCATGTGTGATGGGGACAGCTTCCCCTTTGTCTGTACAGGTGGAGAAGCTGAGGACGGGCTCAGGGAACCAGAGACCGAGAAGGCGCTGTCCTCTTCACTGCACACGCCCTGGACCAGTGCCGGCCCTGATCATGCAGCTCTTCCAGGCCCACTGCTTCTTCCTGTCCACTAG